One Methylosinus sp. LW4 genomic region harbors:
- a CDS encoding DUF72 domain-containing protein, with amino-acid sequence MIRVGIGGWSFAPWRGLFYPQKLPAGEELAFASRQVTAIEINATFYRTQSRASFVKWREATPDDFVFAVKAHRAAVNARALSETGETIEHFLASGVTELSGKLGPILWQLPPYRRFHAEEIAAFLKLLPKKRGALRLRHALEVRHPSFLDEKFIALLRAENIAAVFVDSADDPANADVTADFVYARLKHARDDRVIGYAAEELDLWARRAREWERGATPADLPHLAAPAKTSARDVFVFMIDGAKRRAPAAAQALIARLRA; translated from the coding sequence ATGATCCGCGTCGGCATAGGGGGATGGAGCTTCGCGCCCTGGCGCGGGCTCTTCTATCCGCAGAAGCTGCCCGCCGGCGAGGAGCTCGCTTTCGCGAGCCGCCAAGTGACGGCGATCGAGATCAACGCCACATTCTATCGCACGCAATCGCGCGCGAGCTTCGTGAAATGGCGCGAGGCGACGCCCGATGATTTCGTCTTCGCGGTCAAGGCGCATCGCGCCGCCGTCAACGCCCGCGCCTTGTCGGAGACGGGCGAGACGATCGAGCATTTCCTCGCGAGCGGCGTGACGGAGCTGTCCGGCAAGCTCGGCCCCATTCTCTGGCAGCTTCCGCCCTATAGGCGCTTTCACGCCGAGGAGATCGCCGCCTTTTTGAAGCTGCTGCCGAAAAAGCGCGGCGCGCTTCGCCTGCGCCATGCGCTCGAGGTTCGTCACCCTTCGTTTCTCGACGAGAAATTCATCGCCTTGCTGCGCGCGGAAAATATCGCCGCGGTCTTCGTCGATTCCGCCGATGATCCTGCGAACGCCGACGTCACCGCCGATTTCGTCTATGCGCGGCTGAAGCATGCGCGCGACGATCGCGTCATCGGCTATGCGGCGGAGGAGCTGGATCTCTGGGCGCGGCGCGCGCGCGAATGGGAGAGGGGCGCAACGCCCGCCGATCTTCCGCATCTCGCGGCGCCCGCGAAGACGAGCGCGCGCGATGTTTTCGTCTTCATGATCGACGGCGCCAAGCGGCGCGCGCCGGCGGCGGCGCAGGCGCTCATCGCGCGGCTTCGGGCTTGA
- a CDS encoding M48 family metallopeptidase, which translates to MSAEPQPGALDEEAVVFFDGWSSRKRRVALRFGATLEIVQNGATLASWPYDDIRRIDSPIFALRRETAAAGELARLELHDPRLYNEIIARCPYLGGKTPPGANRALVYWSLAATTSFVALIWFGIPFAADRIAPLVPHSVERRIGEAAEAQLRSAFSAEPCRSEKGARALTRLSERLQSAAALEEPARIDVLRSAIPNALALPGGKIYVFSGLLTRAKTPDEVAGVIAHEIGHLRHRDAMRKLIATGGTSYLIGLLFGDVTGAGALVFASKALIGAAHSREAEAQADVFAAELMARLGRPAKPLGDLLTRISGAENGAFGLLHDHPLSADRLAALAAADKGERGPPLLDDENWAALKAICKKDNVKPEAAR; encoded by the coding sequence ATGAGCGCGGAGCCGCAGCCGGGAGCCCTCGACGAAGAGGCCGTGGTCTTCTTCGACGGCTGGAGCAGCCGCAAGCGGCGCGTCGCGCTGCGCTTCGGCGCGACGCTGGAGATCGTCCAGAATGGCGCGACGCTCGCCTCCTGGCCCTATGACGACATTCGCCGCATCGACTCGCCGATCTTCGCGCTACGGCGCGAGACGGCGGCGGCGGGCGAGCTGGCGCGGCTCGAATTGCACGATCCGCGCCTCTACAATGAGATCATCGCGCGCTGCCCCTATCTCGGCGGCAAAACGCCCCCCGGCGCAAATCGCGCGCTCGTCTATTGGTCGCTGGCCGCGACGACGAGCTTCGTCGCACTGATCTGGTTCGGCATTCCATTCGCAGCCGATCGCATCGCGCCGCTCGTGCCGCATTCCGTCGAGCGGCGGATCGGCGAGGCCGCGGAGGCGCAATTGCGCAGCGCCTTCTCGGCCGAGCCCTGCCGCAGCGAGAAAGGCGCGAGAGCGCTGACGCGTTTGTCCGAGCGGCTGCAATCGGCCGCCGCTCTGGAGGAGCCGGCGCGCATAGACGTGCTGCGATCCGCCATTCCCAATGCGCTCGCTCTGCCCGGCGGCAAGATCTATGTGTTCTCGGGACTGCTGACCCGCGCGAAGACGCCGGACGAAGTGGCCGGCGTCATCGCCCATGAGATCGGCCATCTCAGACATCGCGACGCCATGCGCAAGCTCATCGCCACGGGCGGGACCTCCTATCTCATCGGCCTGCTGTTCGGCGATGTGACCGGCGCCGGCGCGCTGGTCTTCGCCAGCAAGGCGCTGATCGGCGCCGCCCATTCGCGCGAGGCGGAGGCGCAAGCGGACGTATTCGCCGCCGAGCTGATGGCGCGGCTCGGCCGGCCGGCCAAGCCGCTCGGCGATCTGCTGACGCGCATTTCCGGCGCGGAGAATGGCGCCTTCGGCCTGCTGCACGATCATCCGCTGAGCGCCGATCGGCTCGCGGCGCTCGCCGCCGCCGACAAAGGCGAGCGCGGGCCGCCGCTGCTCGACGACGAGAATTGGGCGGCGCTGAAGGCGATCTGCAAGAAGGACAACGTCAAGCCCGAAGCCGCGCGATGA
- a CDS encoding YjgN family protein — protein MSDISFADEHVAARSPSEAAPVPVLFTGDNGEFRRLVTRGALLELVTAGFYRFWLATNMRRHLWSSTVIGGDALEYVGTARELLFGFFFALAILAPVYIAYIVIGFEAERQRAFASLPLGLFFAAFGQFAIYRARRYRLNRSAWRGLRFGMGGSGLAYMFRAIGWGLLIALTLGLALPWAEAALERYKMRNTYYGALEGDFVGRGGDFFKRGWWIWAVSLAYPFLLYLLARSSQHAGVSAGDGSGRTMVNNSNATGLLVTLGVIVAFLLYPSLYAAFKGAQWRWWIGGLRLGGIRLESKLATTKLLTNYYALFAIVVGVTIVAIVLAVVAARTTGFQGGAAPGATPHIPIGTMTAWIGVYVATFLAIGVASRIFLTQRVWKIVASSVRVHGLEAAEDVATRASVTPSAIGEGFADSLDVVGF, from the coding sequence ATGAGCGACATTTCCTTCGCGGACGAGCACGTCGCCGCGCGATCTCCTTCTGAAGCGGCGCCGGTCCCGGTCCTCTTCACCGGCGACAATGGCGAATTCCGCCGTCTGGTCACGCGCGGCGCGCTGCTGGAGCTGGTGACGGCCGGCTTCTATCGCTTCTGGCTCGCCACCAATATGCGCCGCCATCTCTGGTCGAGCACGGTCATCGGCGGCGATGCGCTGGAATATGTCGGCACGGCGCGCGAGCTATTGTTCGGCTTCTTCTTCGCGCTCGCCATCCTCGCGCCCGTCTATATCGCCTATATCGTCATCGGCTTCGAGGCGGAGCGGCAAAGGGCCTTCGCCTCGCTGCCGCTGGGCCTGTTTTTCGCCGCCTTCGGCCAATTCGCCATCTATCGCGCGCGGCGCTATCGGCTCAACCGCTCCGCCTGGCGCGGCCTGCGTTTCGGCATGGGCGGCTCCGGCCTCGCCTATATGTTCCGCGCCATCGGCTGGGGCCTGCTGATCGCGCTCACGCTCGGCCTCGCTCTGCCCTGGGCGGAGGCGGCGCTCGAGCGCTATAAGATGCGCAACACCTATTATGGCGCGCTGGAGGGCGATTTCGTCGGCCGCGGCGGCGATTTCTTTAAGCGCGGCTGGTGGATCTGGGCGGTCTCGCTGGCCTATCCGTTTCTCCTCTACCTCCTCGCCCGCTCGTCCCAGCACGCCGGCGTGTCCGCGGGCGATGGAAGCGGCCGCACCATGGTGAACAATTCCAATGCGACGGGACTGCTCGTTACCCTCGGCGTCATCGTCGCCTTTCTCCTGTATCCCTCGCTCTACGCCGCCTTCAAAGGCGCGCAATGGCGCTGGTGGATCGGCGGGCTGCGCCTCGGCGGAATTCGCCTCGAGAGCAAGCTCGCGACGACAAAGCTGCTGACGAATTACTACGCTCTGTTCGCCATCGTCGTCGGCGTGACCATTGTCGCAATCGTTCTCGCGGTCGTGGCGGCCAGGACGACCGGCTTCCAGGGCGGCGCCGCCCCGGGAGCGACGCCGCATATTCCCATTGGGACAATGACCGCCTGGATCGGCGTCTATGTCGCGACCTTTCTCGCCATCGGCGTCGCCTCGCGCATCTTTCTCACGCAGCGCGTCTGGAAGATCGTGGCCAGCTCCGTGCGCGTTCACGGCCTCGAGGCCGCCGAGGATGTCGCGACGCGCGCCAGCGTCACGCCGAGCGCCATTGGCGAGGGTTTCGCCGATAGTCTCGACGTCGTCGGCTTCTGA
- a CDS encoding SDR family oxidoreductase has translation MAEHWFISGANRGIGHGLATLLADRGDDVDASVRSEEARERLQHDVARHRARFSIHVFDQRDEAGIRAAARELAGPLDVLVCNAGAYGPQTQSTLDMDFPGALDLFDVNTLGPLRLVQAFLPLMLTADNPRIALMSSGLGSMAMEGSTNIAYRAAKAALNKIAQGLAHDLKRDKVTVVALSPGWVRTDMGGKNADLSVEESAGGILRTLDALTLADTGRFLDYRGRDVPW, from the coding sequence ATGGCGGAGCATTGGTTTATTTCGGGCGCCAATAGGGGCATCGGCCATGGTCTGGCGACGCTGCTCGCGGACCGCGGCGACGATGTCGACGCCTCCGTGCGCAGCGAGGAGGCGCGCGAGCGGCTGCAGCATGATGTGGCGCGCCATCGCGCGCGCTTCTCGATTCATGTCTTCGACCAGCGCGACGAGGCCGGGATTCGCGCCGCCGCGCGTGAGCTGGCGGGGCCGCTCGACGTCCTCGTCTGCAACGCCGGCGCCTATGGGCCGCAGACGCAATCGACCTTGGACATGGATTTTCCCGGCGCGCTCGATCTCTTCGACGTCAACACGCTGGGGCCGCTGCGGCTGGTTCAGGCCTTTTTGCCGCTGATGCTGACCGCCGACAATCCGCGCATCGCGCTGATGTCGAGCGGGCTCGGCTCCATGGCGATGGAGGGCTCCACCAATATCGCCTATCGCGCCGCCAAAGCGGCCCTCAACAAGATCGCCCAGGGCCTCGCCCATGATCTGAAGCGCGATAAGGTCACGGTCGTCGCGCTCAGTCCCGGCTGGGTGCGCACCGATATGGGCGGGAAGAACGCCGATCTCTCCGTAGAGGAGAGCGCGGGCGGAATCCTGCGGACGCTGGACGCGCTGACCCTGGCGGACACCGGCCGCTTCCTCGATTATCGCGGCCGCGACGTTCCCTGGTAG
- a CDS encoding alpha/beta hydrolase — translation MSRFSKRVRLSSLALCLALATGGCGGRPHGVLTPQPQTAGTSRVELLVATTRSDRGAAPGDLFTGERGKGLAFADIAISIPPDGARQIGEVQWPDSLPGDPTREFVTLRADLLGQQEAARRFDARIVKTPKRQALVFVHGFNTLFAEAVYRLAQIVHDSGTSALPVLFTWPSRGKLLDYGYDHESASYSRDALEHVLHMLAKDPSVGEISILAHSMGNWVTLEALRQMAIRDHGLPSKIKNVMLAAPDVDYDVFSRQIAEIDERRAIFTLFVSREDEALAASRRVWGDKVRLGGIDPEREPFKDALAERRFTVVDLSTVKSADPLGHGTFAQSPEIVRSIGARLAEGQTLADNQSGVGERLGQVATGAASTVGAAASVAVSTPFAIVDPRTRENLGDQLQRLGEQMSDTASAGADVVSRPLH, via the coding sequence ATGAGCCGCTTTTCGAAACGCGTTCGTCTTTCGTCGCTCGCCCTCTGCCTCGCCCTCGCGACGGGCGGCTGCGGCGGACGGCCCCATGGCGTGCTGACCCCGCAGCCGCAAACGGCGGGGACGAGCCGCGTCGAATTGCTGGTCGCCACGACGCGCAGCGATCGAGGCGCGGCGCCCGGCGATCTCTTCACCGGCGAGCGCGGCAAAGGCCTCGCCTTCGCCGATATCGCCATCTCCATTCCGCCGGACGGCGCGCGCCAGATCGGCGAGGTGCAATGGCCGGACTCTCTGCCGGGCGATCCCACGCGCGAGTTCGTCACTCTGCGGGCCGATCTGCTCGGCCAGCAGGAGGCGGCGCGCCGCTTCGACGCGCGCATCGTCAAAACGCCCAAGCGTCAGGCGCTGGTCTTCGTCCACGGCTTCAACACGCTCTTCGCCGAGGCGGTCTATCGCCTCGCGCAGATCGTCCATGATTCCGGCACGAGCGCGCTGCCGGTGCTGTTCACCTGGCCCTCGCGCGGCAAGCTGCTCGACTATGGCTATGACCATGAGAGCGCGAGCTACTCCCGCGACGCGCTGGAGCATGTGCTGCATATGCTCGCCAAGGACCCGTCCGTCGGCGAAATCTCGATATTGGCCCATTCCATGGGCAATTGGGTGACGCTGGAGGCGCTGCGCCAAATGGCGATCCGCGACCATGGCCTCCCATCCAAGATCAAAAATGTGATGCTCGCCGCGCCCGACGTCGATTACGACGTGTTCTCGCGGCAGATCGCCGAGATCGACGAGCGTCGCGCCATCTTCACCCTCTTCGTCTCGCGCGAGGACGAGGCGCTGGCCGCCTCCCGCCGCGTATGGGGCGACAAGGTGCGGCTCGGCGGCATCGATCCAGAGCGAGAGCCGTTCAAGGACGCTCTGGCGGAGCGGCGCTTCACCGTCGTCGATCTCTCGACGGTGAAATCGGCCGATCCGCTCGGCCATGGCACATTCGCGCAATCGCCGGAGATCGTGCGCTCCATCGGCGCGCGGCTGGCGGAGGGCCAGACGCTCGCCGACAATCAGAGCGGCGTGGGCGAGCGCCTGGGCCAGGTGGCGACCGGCGCGGCCTCGACCGTGGGAGCCGCGGCGAGCGTCGCCGTATCGACGCCTTTCGCCATCGTCGATCCGCGCACGCGCGAAAATCTCGGCGATCAGTTGCAGCGTCTCGGCGAGCAGATGAGCGACACCGCCTCCGCCGGCGCCGATGTCGTCTCACGCCCGCTGCATTGA
- a CDS encoding transporter substrate-binding protein — MADISAGKLPCAYLLAATLAAGFTPLVLGWAGGDPLLCWAAAALAAFAAASAIERRLSAQIAALEKIAGGDRYAPFPPAGGRSAARLRGVAEELRRALIAADAFAVAERSRGAEQSIREAGRAFFQRRLRQIVEETEDALAVADAGARSAAGDCAACNGDMLRGLSDAAAAAATAAENVDGLALAARDAIIGLVGRSSRQVTAARLAADRSAADLARAEDIVRGLAAAAGRIGAVSKLIQSIAGQTSLLALNATIEAARAGESGRGFAVVASEVKTLANQTARAAAEIETQIDSIRFAVEDTVGAIADVSTSVEAVAGVNRDLADTLSREAAELEDIGARAALVARGVGEALPEVGGAVAQAHSAGRSALAAAQTMLGGSKSLVCAVDRYFADLDNGAIRIGILHSLSGTMTSSERPLQELLTMLVERCNAQGGLLGRPLEAVILDPRSDPALYAEQARLLLEERGVAAIFGCWTSASRKAVLPVVEKAKGLLFYPSQYEGEERSPNIVYAGGTPSQTAIPAVDFLKGLGARRFLLIGNDDVYPRVTNAILRAYLVAHGVDVADIAEIYAPPGLGDWRAVARDARRFAARSGAAIVSTVSGDANLRFFGALGDVAFAPILSLSIGEAELPALAHCDIDGLYVAWNYLQAIDSPENRGFVEQWRRYKNAPDASTNDAMEASYLGFELWRAAVAAAGSVDVAAVRRALPLHALRAPSGFSLRLDAETQHLHKPAFIGRVARGGIAPVFVGDGLIAPQPWSPWLTKSRAGKARAA, encoded by the coding sequence ATGGCGGACATCTCGGCCGGGAAACTTCCTTGCGCCTATCTCCTCGCGGCGACTCTCGCCGCGGGCTTCACGCCCCTCGTCCTCGGCTGGGCCGGCGGCGACCCGCTCCTCTGCTGGGCCGCAGCGGCGCTCGCCGCTTTTGCGGCGGCGAGCGCGATCGAGCGCCGCCTCTCGGCGCAGATCGCCGCCTTGGAGAAGATCGCTGGGGGCGATCGTTACGCTCCTTTTCCGCCTGCGGGCGGACGTTCGGCGGCGCGGCTCCGCGGCGTCGCAGAGGAGCTGCGTCGCGCTTTGATCGCCGCCGACGCTTTCGCCGTCGCCGAGCGCAGCCGCGGGGCGGAGCAATCGATTCGCGAGGCCGGCCGCGCTTTCTTCCAGCGGCGGCTGCGCCAGATCGTGGAGGAGACGGAAGATGCGCTCGCCGTCGCCGACGCCGGCGCGCGATCGGCGGCCGGCGACTGCGCCGCCTGCAATGGCGACATGCTCCGTGGTCTCTCTGACGCCGCCGCCGCCGCGGCCACGGCGGCGGAGAATGTCGATGGACTGGCGCTGGCGGCGCGGGACGCCATCATCGGCCTCGTCGGGCGCTCTTCGCGCCAAGTGACGGCGGCGCGCCTGGCTGCCGACCGCAGCGCCGCCGATCTCGCGCGCGCGGAAGACATCGTGCGCGGCCTCGCCGCCGCCGCCGGCCGCATCGGCGCGGTGAGCAAGCTCATTCAGTCGATCGCCGGCCAGACCTCGTTGCTCGCGCTCAACGCCACCATAGAGGCGGCGCGCGCCGGCGAGAGCGGGCGCGGCTTCGCCGTGGTGGCGAGCGAGGTGAAGACGCTCGCCAATCAGACCGCGCGCGCCGCCGCCGAAATCGAGACGCAGATCGACTCCATACGTTTCGCGGTGGAGGACACGGTCGGCGCCATCGCCGACGTATCGACGAGCGTCGAGGCGGTCGCCGGCGTCAATCGCGACCTCGCAGACACTCTGAGCCGGGAAGCGGCCGAGCTCGAAGACATAGGGGCGCGCGCCGCCCTCGTCGCCCGCGGCGTCGGCGAAGCGCTGCCGGAGGTCGGCGGCGCCGTGGCGCAGGCGCATTCGGCCGGCCGCTCGGCGCTCGCCGCCGCGCAGACGATGCTCGGCGGCTCGAAGAGCCTCGTTTGCGCCGTCGATCGCTATTTCGCCGATCTCGACAATGGCGCGATCCGCATCGGCATATTGCATTCGCTCTCCGGCACGATGACGAGCAGCGAGCGGCCGCTGCAGGAGCTGCTGACGATGCTGGTCGAGCGCTGCAATGCGCAGGGCGGCCTCCTCGGACGCCCGCTCGAGGCGGTGATTCTCGATCCGCGCTCCGATCCCGCCCTCTATGCGGAGCAGGCGCGCCTTCTCCTGGAGGAGCGCGGCGTCGCGGCGATCTTCGGCTGCTGGACCTCCGCCTCGCGCAAAGCCGTGCTTCCGGTGGTCGAAAAGGCCAAGGGCCTGCTCTTCTATCCGAGCCAATATGAGGGCGAGGAACGCTCGCCCAACATCGTCTACGCCGGCGGCACGCCGAGCCAGACGGCGATCCCCGCCGTGGATTTTCTGAAAGGCCTCGGCGCGCGGCGCTTTTTGCTCATCGGCAATGACGACGTCTATCCGCGCGTCACCAATGCGATTTTGCGCGCCTATCTCGTCGCGCATGGCGTGGACGTCGCCGATATCGCCGAAATCTATGCGCCGCCCGGCCTCGGGGATTGGCGCGCCGTCGCCAGAGACGCGCGGCGCTTCGCCGCCCGTTCCGGCGCGGCGATCGTCTCGACGGTGAGCGGCGACGCCAATCTGCGCTTTTTCGGCGCGCTGGGCGACGTCGCCTTCGCGCCGATCTTGTCGCTGTCGATCGGCGAGGCGGAACTGCCGGCGCTCGCGCATTGCGACATCGACGGGCTCTATGTCGCCTGGAACTACCTTCAGGCGATCGACAGCCCGGAGAATCGCGGCTTCGTCGAGCAATGGCGGCGCTATAAGAACGCGCCCGACGCCTCGACCAATGACGCCATGGAGGCGAGCTATCTCGGCTTCGAGCTATGGCGCGCGGCGGTCGCCGCTGCGGGCTCCGTCGATGTCGCGGCGGTGCGCCGCGCGCTGCCGCTGCATGCGCTCCGCGCGCCGAGCGGCTTCTCCCTGAGGCTGGACGCCGAGACGCAGCATTTGCACAAGCCCGCTTTCATCGGCCGAGTCGCGCGCGGAGGCATAGCTCCGGTCTTCGTCGGGGACGGGCTGATCGCGCCGCAGCCTTGGAGCCCGTGGCTCACCAAGAGCCGCGCCGGAAAGGCGCGCGCCGCGTGA
- a CDS encoding HU family DNA-binding protein, whose protein sequence is MAKAKSEKPAAVKKAKKPEAAAIRPVKESLTKSALINLLAEQNELPRKTAAAVYATLEEVFLGSVHPRGVGEFTLPGLLKVSLRKVPARKAGTLVRNPATGEMVKAAAKPASVRVKIRALSKLKTAATP, encoded by the coding sequence ATGGCCAAGGCGAAGAGCGAGAAGCCTGCGGCGGTCAAGAAGGCCAAGAAACCCGAAGCCGCCGCCATTCGTCCGGTGAAGGAGAGCTTGACCAAGTCGGCCCTGATCAATCTGCTCGCCGAGCAGAACGAGCTTCCGCGCAAGACCGCCGCCGCGGTCTACGCCACGCTCGAGGAGGTGTTCCTCGGCTCCGTGCATCCGCGCGGCGTCGGCGAGTTCACCCTGCCCGGCCTGCTGAAAGTATCGCTGCGCAAGGTTCCGGCGCGTAAGGCCGGCACTCTGGTGCGCAATCCCGCCACGGGCGAGATGGTCAAGGCCGCCGCCAAGCCGGCGAGCGTGCGCGTGAAAATCCGCGCGCTCTCCAAGCTGAAGACCGCCGCCACGCCCTGA
- the fae gene encoding formaldehyde-activating enzyme gives MSEIWLATGEATVLAADGQYTDAMPEVLIGSVKGPVGTAFASMTGQVAGHPRMFVIRDLNQQVRPATMMTTKMTVRSNDYVELLGGVVQAATGDAIVDAVSEGIIPKDQVNDLVMIIMVWLDPRCATDPNLDRRDLYRTNYEATKLAISRALKGEPTIDELIANRKTVTHYALDGVFDE, from the coding sequence ATGAGCGAGATCTGGCTGGCCACGGGCGAAGCGACGGTTCTGGCGGCGGACGGGCAATATACCGACGCCATGCCGGAAGTGCTGATCGGCAGCGTCAAAGGCCCGGTGGGGACGGCTTTCGCCTCCATGACGGGACAGGTCGCGGGCCATCCGCGCATGTTCGTCATTCGCGATCTCAATCAGCAGGTGCGCCCCGCCACCATGATGACGACCAAGATGACGGTGCGCTCCAATGATTACGTCGAGCTGCTCGGCGGCGTCGTGCAGGCGGCGACCGGCGACGCCATCGTCGATGCGGTTTCCGAAGGAATCATTCCGAAAGATCAAGTGAATGATCTCGTCATGATCATCATGGTCTGGCTCGATCCGCGTTGCGCGACCGATCCGAACCTCGACCGGCGCGACCTCTATCGCACCAATTACGAGGCGACGAAGCTGGCGATTTCCCGCGCTCTGAAGGGCGAGCCGACGATCGACGAGCTCATCGCCAATCGCAAGACGGTCACGCATTATGCGCTGGACGGCGTGTTCGACGAGTGA
- a CDS encoding PQQ-dependent sugar dehydrogenase: MKTFAPTLLLAGAFAGLAFAGHVLAQSEEARRLIGPAAFSDWRQDAPGTWRKITAQDLPAPLASEPTASRSQVVARPDGAAPRTLAGFSAEIFASGLEGPRVIRHAPNGDIFVTESVGGRLRVFRLENGKIAPASSHVFAAELERPYGIAFYPPGPEPRFVYVGTPTKVLRFPYKNGDLSASGPAETIANLPGADGGHWTRDLVFSRDGKTLYVSVGSKTNVAEGHPRPSAQEVAQLEAAHGQGASAGAEFERATVLAIDPEGKSRRNVANGLRNCSGLQLQPGTDALWCVVNERDMLGDDLPPDYATRVKEGAFYGWPWHYIGAHEDPRHAGERPDLSSKITIPDVLLQPHSAPLGIAFYEGGQFPAEYKGDAFVALHGSWNRAKRTGYKIVRLSFKDGVPTGEYQDFVTGFVVDDTRVWGRPVDVAVARDGSLLVSEDGNGTIWRVSYSGAAPAQTSGLNPGK, from the coding sequence ATGAAGACTTTCGCCCCCACACTTCTCCTCGCCGGCGCCTTCGCCGGCCTCGCCTTCGCCGGTCATGTCCTCGCGCAATCGGAGGAGGCGCGCCGCCTCATCGGTCCCGCCGCCTTCAGCGATTGGCGGCAGGACGCGCCCGGAACCTGGCGCAAGATCACCGCGCAGGATTTGCCGGCGCCGCTCGCCAGCGAGCCGACCGCCTCGCGCTCGCAAGTGGTGGCGCGGCCGGACGGCGCCGCGCCCAGGACGCTCGCGGGCTTCTCGGCGGAGATTTTCGCCTCGGGTCTCGAAGGCCCGCGCGTCATTCGCCATGCGCCCAATGGCGATATTTTCGTCACCGAGAGCGTCGGCGGCCGGCTCCGCGTCTTTCGTCTCGAGAATGGGAAGATCGCGCCGGCCTCTTCCCATGTCTTCGCCGCGGAACTCGAGCGACCTTATGGGATAGCTTTCTATCCGCCGGGGCCGGAGCCGCGCTTCGTCTATGTCGGCACGCCGACGAAAGTGCTGCGCTTCCCTTATAAGAACGGCGATCTTTCCGCCTCCGGCCCCGCCGAGACGATCGCGAATCTGCCGGGCGCCGATGGCGGCCATTGGACGCGCGATCTCGTTTTCTCGCGCGACGGCAAGACGCTCTATGTTTCCGTCGGCTCCAAGACCAATGTCGCCGAAGGCCATCCGCGTCCGTCCGCGCAGGAGGTCGCGCAGCTCGAGGCCGCGCATGGGCAGGGCGCGAGCGCGGGCGCCGAATTCGAGCGCGCGACCGTGCTCGCCATAGACCCGGAAGGAAAGAGCCGGCGCAATGTCGCCAATGGGCTGCGCAATTGCTCCGGCCTGCAATTGCAGCCGGGGACCGACGCGCTCTGGTGCGTGGTGAACGAGCGCGACATGCTGGGCGACGATCTGCCGCCCGATTACGCCACGCGCGTGAAGGAGGGCGCCTTCTACGGCTGGCCCTGGCATTACATCGGCGCGCATGAGGACCCCCGCCACGCCGGCGAGCGTCCCGATCTCTCGAGCAAGATCACCATTCCCGATGTGCTGCTCCAGCCGCATTCGGCGCCGCTGGGCATCGCCTTCTACGAGGGTGGCCAGTTCCCGGCGGAGTATAAGGGCGACGCTTTCGTCGCTCTGCACGGCTCCTGGAACCGCGCCAAGCGCACGGGCTACAAGATCGTGCGCCTCTCCTTCAAGGACGGCGTCCCGACCGGCGAGTATCAGGATTTTGTGACTGGCTTCGTCGTGGACGACACGCGCGTCTGGGGCCGCCCCGTCGATGTGGCGGTGGCGCGCGACGGCTCGCTGCTGGTGAGCGAGGACGGTAACGGAACGATTTGGCGCGTGTCCTACAGCGGCGCTGCGCCGGCGCAGACGTCCGGGCTCAATCCGGGCAAATAG